The DNA segment GCAGCGTACAGGCAAACCGGACGGCGCGGAGCGGCCTCAGCCCGTCTTCGCGAAAGCGCGCCACCGGATCGCCGACGGCACGCAAGCGGCAGCGCCGCAGGTCTTCCGCGCCGGAGAAGGGATCCCGCAGCACCCCGTCGATGGGGTCCCAGGCCATCGCGTTCACTGTGAAATCGCGCCGCGCCAGATCGCCGTCGATGTCGCCGAGGAACGTCACCGCGCTCGGCCGCCGTCCATCGAGATACGGGCCTTCACCGCGAAACGTGGTCACCTCGACGTTGTGCTCGCCGGTGACCACCGTCACCGTGCCGTGCTGCATTCCGGTGGGGACCACGCGCGGAAAGAGCTTCACCACCTGCTCGGGAAGCGCATCGGTTGCGACGTCGAAGTCCTGCGCAACCTTGCCGAGCAAGAGATCGCGGACGGCGCCGCCGGCGAGCCACGCCTGCTTCCCCGCTGCGCGCAGCGTGCGGAGCAAGGCCATGACGTCGGCGGGAACGGCTTTGGCGTCCAGCACGCCCGTCAGCTATCACGCGTTGAATGGTGCGCCCAACAGGACTCGAACCTGTGGCCTGCGG comes from the Deltaproteobacteria bacterium genome and includes:
- a CDS encoding tRNA cytidylyltransferase — encoded protein: MALLRTLRAAGKQAWLAGGAVRDLLLGKVAQDFDVATDALPEQVVKLFPRVVPTGMQHGTVTVVTGEHNVEVTTFRGEGPYLDGRRPSAVTFLGDIDGDLARRDFTVNAMAWDPIDGVLRDPFSGAEDLRRCRLRAVGDPVARFREDGLRPLRAVRFACTL